The Nitrospirales bacterium genome includes a window with the following:
- a CDS encoding sigma-70 family RNA polymerase sigma factor, giving the protein MMTAVHPPLMHSTALRGDKLERSSQEGLAEFCVSEQVHERSPVFDSEKKDSELVQALRQGNDVAFKLLVDRYHARLHRLAQTYVRSEAVAEEVVQDTWLAVLEGIHRFEGRSSLKTWIFQILTNQAKTRGVRESRYVSFSSASTTVHHEEDHAIEPELFHAAGALSGTWTVTPGIWEEHTPERVLLSREGLDHIHKAIHALPANLRQVIILRDIEGIDPEGICELLEITATNQRVLLHRARTKVRKALEHYLNDSSTQQ; this is encoded by the coding sequence ATGATGACTGCTGTACATCCACCACTCATGCATTCCACGGCTCTCAGGGGCGACAAACTCGAGCGCTCATCCCAGGAAGGTTTAGCTGAGTTCTGTGTCTCGGAGCAGGTTCATGAACGATCACCAGTTTTTGATTCTGAGAAGAAAGATAGTGAACTGGTTCAGGCTCTTCGCCAAGGTAATGACGTGGCCTTCAAGCTCTTGGTAGATCGTTATCATGCTCGGCTTCATCGGCTGGCTCAAACCTATGTACGATCTGAAGCTGTGGCGGAGGAGGTTGTGCAAGATACATGGTTGGCTGTCCTGGAAGGAATTCATCGTTTTGAAGGGCGGTCGTCTCTCAAGACATGGATTTTTCAGATTCTCACGAATCAAGCCAAAACCAGAGGTGTAAGAGAAAGCCGCTACGTATCATTTTCGTCTGCTTCCACCACTGTTCACCATGAAGAGGATCACGCCATAGAGCCTGAATTATTCCATGCTGCTGGTGCCCTTTCCGGAACATGGACCGTGACTCCAGGAATTTGGGAAGAACATACGCCTGAGCGGGTCTTGTTATCGCGAGAAGGGTTGGATCACATCCACAAAGCCATTCATGCTCTTCCAGCGAATCTTCGCCAGGTCATCATCCTTCGTGATATCGAAGGCATTGACCCTGAAGGAATTTGTGAACTATTGGAAATTACCGCGACCAATCAACGAGTGCTTTTACATCGGGCCCGGACGAAGGTCCGGAAGGCCCTGGAGCATTACCTGAACGACTCTTCCACACAGCAATAA
- a CDS encoding YHS domain-containing protein, which translates to MTISKTLLSAVVLAIAVVVTPVFGQDFSKSTPGISGYDPVAYFTESKPVKGNGYHVADYQGVTYAFANEANKELFEANPEKYVPAYGGWCAYGVAVGKKFVADPQVWKIVKGRLYLNLDRNIQAKWNQDVPGYIKTADDNWKEIHDKAPSEL; encoded by the coding sequence ATGACTATCTCAAAGACATTGTTGTCAGCGGTGGTCTTGGCAATTGCGGTCGTTGTGACGCCGGTTTTTGGTCAAGATTTCAGTAAAAGTACCCCAGGCATTAGTGGCTATGACCCGGTCGCCTATTTCACTGAAAGTAAGCCGGTTAAAGGCAATGGATACCACGTGGCCGATTACCAAGGTGTCACCTATGCCTTTGCGAATGAGGCTAACAAAGAATTGTTTGAAGCTAACCCTGAAAAATACGTTCCGGCATATGGAGGATGGTGCGCGTACGGAGTGGCGGTCGGTAAGAAATTTGTGGCCGATCCTCAGGTGTGGAAGATCGTCAAGGGGAGACTGTACTTGAATTTGGATCGAAACATTCAAGCCAAATGGAATCAGGATGTTCCCGGTTACATTAAGACGGCGGATGACAATTGGAAAGAGATCCACGACAAAGCCCCATCCGAATTATGA
- a CDS encoding DUF4383 domain-containing protein encodes MLNSKHITIGFGVTFVLVGLLGFLPNPLISEGGIFEVNGMHNVVHILTGTAFLVGGLVLKGKAVATLKSVTAVYFGVAVLGFLTDGDMLLGLVLINEADRWLHLGLSMTMLAATAMVSGEKPRWVPVH; translated from the coding sequence ATGTTGAACAGCAAACATATCACAATTGGATTCGGTGTGACGTTTGTTCTTGTTGGTCTGCTTGGGTTTCTGCCCAATCCCCTAATCTCCGAGGGCGGGATATTTGAAGTCAATGGTATGCATAATGTCGTGCACATTCTGACAGGCACAGCATTTTTGGTTGGTGGTTTGGTGCTGAAAGGGAAGGCGGTTGCGACCTTGAAATCCGTGACCGCCGTCTACTTTGGCGTGGCGGTACTGGGATTTCTGACGGATGGCGACATGCTGCTCGGATTGGTCCTTATTAACGAGGCTGATCGGTGGTTACACTTGGGGTTATCCATGACGATGTTGGCGGCAACAGCGATGGTATCGGGGGAAAAGCCTCGATGGGTGCCGGTTCATTAA
- a CDS encoding alkene reductase, which yields MSMNMLDEEQSDGLRTILTTPFRLGPYEVKNRIVMAPLTRNRAGERNIPRSMNVDYYAQRASAGLIVTEGTQISPQGVGYPNTPGIHTKEQVEGWKNVTQAVHRRGGLIFLQLWHVGRISHPSLQVDGALPVAPSAIKPEGDAYTYDGLQPFVTPRALQTYEIPGIIEQYRYAARQAIEAGFDGVEIHAANGYLLDQFLRDGTNHRSDDYGGSVANRARLLLEVTKAVTGVWGHERVGVRISPVHMFNSMYDADPEKTFGYVVEQLNQFGLAYLHVVGGRYGDGAYPVRSSQSFDEGKIRAIFKGSYIANAGYDRARAVSALIAGEADFIAFGALFIANPDLPLRLELNAPLNVPDISTFYGGDEKGYTDYPFLVR from the coding sequence ATGAGTATGAACATGTTGGATGAGGAACAATCAGATGGTTTGAGAACAATCCTGACGACGCCATTTCGCCTTGGACCCTATGAGGTAAAAAATCGGATTGTCATGGCTCCCTTGACGCGAAACCGGGCAGGGGAGAGGAATATTCCTCGATCCATGAATGTCGATTACTACGCGCAACGTGCCTCGGCGGGCCTCATCGTCACGGAGGGCACTCAAATTTCTCCGCAGGGTGTTGGTTATCCCAATACGCCGGGTATTCATACGAAAGAACAGGTGGAAGGATGGAAAAACGTGACTCAGGCGGTCCATCGACGCGGTGGACTTATTTTTCTGCAACTGTGGCATGTGGGTCGAATTTCTCATCCGTCGTTGCAAGTCGATGGGGCGCTTCCAGTCGCCCCATCGGCGATCAAGCCCGAAGGAGATGCCTATACGTATGACGGGCTTCAGCCGTTTGTGACGCCACGTGCATTGCAGACGTATGAAATTCCCGGAATCATCGAGCAATACCGGTATGCCGCTCGACAGGCGATCGAAGCCGGATTCGATGGTGTCGAGATTCATGCGGCCAATGGCTATCTTCTTGATCAGTTTTTACGCGATGGAACGAATCATCGCAGTGATGACTATGGAGGCTCGGTGGCGAACCGAGCTCGATTGCTGTTGGAAGTTACAAAAGCCGTAACCGGGGTTTGGGGCCATGAACGGGTCGGCGTGCGAATCTCACCGGTGCATATGTTTAATAGTATGTATGATGCTGATCCAGAAAAGACCTTTGGTTATGTCGTCGAGCAGTTGAATCAATTTGGGTTGGCCTATCTCCATGTCGTTGGAGGCCGGTATGGTGATGGAGCATACCCTGTGCGCTCTTCACAATCCTTCGATGAAGGCAAGATACGTGCAATATTTAAAGGTTCTTATATCGCGAATGCCGGCTATGATCGTGCCAGAGCCGTGTCAGCGCTTATTGCCGGTGAAGCCGATTTTATCGCTTTCGGGGCACTATTTATCGCTAATCCTGACTTGCCATTACGGTTGGAGCTGAACGCGCCGCTGAATGTGCCGGATATTTCGACGTTCTATGGCGGGGATGAGAAAGGGTATACCGATTATCCATTCCTGGTGCGATGA
- a CDS encoding peptidylprolyl isomerase produces the protein MAKARARHILVSTNEACENLKTQIEGGADFAALAKEHSTCPSGKQGGDLGEFGPGQMVPEFDKVVFNEEVGKVHGPVKTQFGYHLLEITSRT, from the coding sequence ATGGCCAAAGCACGCGCCCGTCACATTCTCGTGTCAACGAATGAAGCTTGTGAAAATTTAAAAACACAGATCGAAGGTGGTGCTGACTTTGCCGCATTGGCGAAAGAACATTCTACATGCCCATCAGGGAAACAAGGTGGAGATCTCGGAGAGTTTGGGCCCGGCCAGATGGTCCCAGAATTCGATAAAGTAGTTTTCAATGAGGAAGTCGGCAAAGTCCATGGCCCCGTCAAAACCCAATTCGGGTACCATCTCCTAGAAATCACCAGTCGCACCTAA
- a CDS encoding VanZ family protein: MIQPWKKLLWLWIIVVIGVTTSPWDQIVTHTHFDKINWIPLYGHAFSISDIIGNILLFAPVGWFYVNSRPDLKKRRVLINIFVISACLSLFAECSQIFIHTRYPATADWLCNTAGGILGGLVAITRKEARQKEKEISWSA; this comes from the coding sequence ATGATTCAACCTTGGAAGAAGCTCTTGTGGCTGTGGATCATCGTAGTGATTGGTGTGACTACTTCACCCTGGGACCAGATTGTCACGCATACTCATTTCGATAAGATTAACTGGATCCCTTTGTACGGGCATGCGTTCTCGATCAGCGATATCATCGGCAACATTCTTTTGTTCGCGCCAGTCGGATGGTTCTATGTCAACTCGCGTCCTGACCTGAAAAAGCGTCGGGTTCTGATCAATATCTTTGTGATCAGCGCCTGTCTGTCATTATTTGCCGAATGTTCTCAAATATTCATCCACACCCGGTATCCTGCGACTGCCGATTGGCTGTGTAATACGGCCGGAGGCATACTTGGTGGTCTCGTTGCCATCACACGGAAGGAGGCAAGACAAAAGGAAAAAGAGATTTCATGGAGCGCCTGA
- a CDS encoding endo-1,4-beta-xylanase — protein MSIQKRAVLFMSLYLSMAPWCMTPVQSQEMKQAGKPGLFSLGANRQVSIGSITADNFWLLDDASRYQEMYTREFNIVTPENQLKFRHIQPQRDVFTFAAADRHVRFAEQHDIAVHGHTLIWHRSLPEWLLESPLPRSDMIAIMNHHIDTVMGHYKGRIKIWDVVNEPITGKGKLRHTVWHDRIGEEYIELALRRARQADPSAKLLINDYNVATINRKSTKLYNLTKQLLERGVPLDGIGFQMHLSVHDGLDFESFSENLQRFSDLGLALFITELDVAIHTPVTTAKLQRQASLYRDIFLRLLSQKTVKSIQMWGFTDKYSWIDSHFPGHCCGLIYDKNWGKKLSYTAISEALVSEPQYFPQTVTLPAGSFDDAHGVDTDGAIVFNVDNGDWIQFNNVDLKNGFAKLRIRYGNGQLQPGNWRAEVRLDSPSGVEIAKIPIVPTGGWDVFRDKTATITGGSGRHTVYVVFKGDRGAGHFDWVRFEE, from the coding sequence TCCGGTCCAGTCCCAGGAAATGAAGCAGGCTGGAAAACCGGGATTATTCTCACTTGGAGCAAACCGGCAAGTGTCTATCGGTTCGATCACTGCAGATAATTTTTGGTTGCTTGATGACGCATCGCGTTACCAGGAAATGTATACGCGGGAGTTTAATATCGTCACACCTGAAAACCAATTAAAGTTCCGTCATATCCAGCCACAGCGTGACGTGTTCACGTTTGCAGCCGCGGACCGGCATGTACGGTTTGCTGAACAACATGACATCGCGGTACATGGGCATACGTTGATTTGGCATCGTTCGCTTCCCGAGTGGCTGCTTGAGAGCCCCTTGCCACGATCAGACATGATCGCCATCATGAACCATCATATTGATACGGTGATGGGCCACTATAAAGGGCGAATCAAGATTTGGGATGTGGTCAACGAACCGATCACTGGCAAAGGCAAGCTGCGCCACACAGTCTGGCACGATCGAATCGGCGAAGAGTACATTGAGCTTGCATTGCGTCGGGCCCGTCAAGCAGATCCCAGCGCAAAACTCCTGATCAATGACTACAATGTTGCCACGATCAACCGGAAATCCACAAAACTCTACAACCTTACTAAACAGCTGCTAGAACGTGGCGTACCGTTAGACGGCATTGGGTTCCAGATGCATCTATCGGTACACGACGGCCTTGATTTCGAGAGTTTCAGCGAGAATTTACAACGCTTTTCAGATCTCGGCCTTGCACTGTTTATCACGGAACTCGATGTTGCCATTCATACGCCCGTTACCACCGCTAAGTTGCAGCGACAGGCTAGTTTGTATAGAGATATTTTCCTTCGCCTCTTGTCTCAAAAGACCGTAAAAAGTATTCAGATGTGGGGCTTCACAGATAAGTATTCATGGATCGATAGTCACTTCCCAGGCCATTGCTGTGGTCTGATCTACGATAAAAACTGGGGGAAAAAGCTGTCGTACACGGCGATTTCAGAGGCGCTCGTAAGCGAACCCCAATACTTCCCCCAAACTGTCACATTGCCGGCAGGATCATTCGATGACGCTCACGGTGTCGATACAGATGGAGCGATCGTCTTTAACGTGGACAACGGGGACTGGATACAATTCAATAACGTCGACCTGAAGAATGGATTTGCCAAATTGCGAATACGATACGGAAACGGCCAGCTGCAACCCGGTAATTGGCGTGCAGAGGTTCGATTGGATAGTCCTTCTGGCGTCGAAATTGCGAAAATCCCTATCGTCCCTACCGGTGGTTGGGACGTGTTTCGAGACAAAACGGCGACGATTACCGGTGGATCAGGACGCCATACCGTCTACGTTGTCTTCAAAGGCGATCGTGGGGCCGGCCATTTCGACTGGGTTCGATTCGAGGAATGA